In one Lujinxingia sediminis genomic region, the following are encoded:
- a CDS encoding RHS repeat domain-containing protein: MPHFGFTGAFRSTTTGLYRFGARWYSPRFGQFMSPDPLWYVDSFDVYGYAAFDPVNRWDPSGMASKGMGMLESLVKRISIIKMTEKK, from the coding sequence CTGCCGCACTTCGGGTTCACCGGCGCCTTCCGCTCCACCACCACCGGCCTCTACCGCTTCGGCGCCCGCTGGTACTCGCCGCGTTTCGGCCAGTTTATGAGCCCGGACCCGCTGTGGTATGTGGATTCGTTTGATGTGTACGGGTATGCGGCGTTTGATCCGGTGAATCGGTGGGATCCGAGTGGGATGGCGTCGAAGGGGATGGGGATGTTGGAAAGCCTAGTAAAAAGGATTTCTATTATAAAAATGACGGAGAAAAAATAG
- a CDS encoding IS3 family transposase → MDLWGALQNVNSLHNWLKKHREERGGDVSESEQEELQRLRQKYRILKKKTPHSKKGRSLLCEGAEVRCHFIQAERANHSVSMLCRVMRVPRSTFYAWRSRKPSARAQQIARLKPLIRRIFLKSCKRYGSPRIHRELRHHDVSIGRKRVARLMHKQGLRSVSRRKYRCTTGSNHDYKFAPNTLNRSFNISEPNRAWVGDITYVWTIRGWLYLAVLIDLASRRVVGWAMATHMRQEFIQACLQMAVHRRRPESGWLHHTDQGSQYAADDYRKMVENWGGQISMSNKGDCWDNAVAESFFASLKKEFVYQTTFTTQDEASLAVLDYIRWYNARKLHSAIGFESPNRYEEKMARAALGQAA, encoded by the coding sequence ATGGATTTATGGGGGGCACTACAAAACGTCAATTCGCTCCACAACTGGTTGAAAAAGCACCGTGAGGAACGCGGCGGCGATGTGAGCGAGTCCGAGCAGGAGGAGTTGCAGCGCCTGCGTCAAAAATATCGTATCCTCAAAAAAAAAACGCCACATTCTAAAAAAGGCCGCAGCCTTCTTTGCGAAGGAGCCGAAGTGAGGTGCCACTTCATCCAGGCAGAGAGGGCGAACCACAGCGTGAGCATGTTATGTCGGGTAATGCGGGTGCCGCGCTCTACTTTTTATGCGTGGCGAAGCCGCAAACCCAGCGCCCGAGCGCAACAAATTGCTCGCCTCAAGCCGCTCATTCGCCGCATTTTTCTGAAAAGTTGTAAGCGCTATGGCTCTCCGCGCATCCACCGGGAACTGCGCCATCACGATGTGAGCATCGGGCGAAAACGCGTCGCACGGTTGATGCATAAACAAGGCTTGAGGTCGGTTTCGCGTCGTAAATACAGGTGCACCACCGGCTCCAATCACGACTACAAGTTTGCACCAAACACGCTCAATCGCAGCTTCAATATAAGCGAGCCAAACCGTGCCTGGGTGGGCGATATCACGTATGTGTGGACGATCCGCGGCTGGCTCTATCTGGCCGTGCTCATCGACCTTGCCTCGCGGCGCGTGGTCGGCTGGGCGATGGCCACGCATATGCGTCAGGAGTTCATTCAGGCCTGTCTTCAGATGGCGGTGCACCGGCGTCGTCCCGAGTCCGGATGGCTTCACCACACCGACCAGGGCTCCCAATATGCTGCCGACGATTACCGCAAGATGGTCGAGAATTGGGGCGGCCAAATCAGCATGAGCAACAAAGGCGACTGCTGGGACAACGCGGTCGCCGAGAGCTTTTTCGCATCGCTCAAAAAAGAGTTTGTCTATCAAACGACCTTTACCACGCAAGATGAGGCGAGCCTCGCGGTGCTCGACTACATTCGCTGGTACAACGCCAGAAAGCTACATTCCGCCATTGGATTTGAGTCTCCCAATCGCTACGAAGAGAAGATGGCCCGCGCCGCGCTAGGTCAGGCGGCATAA
- a CDS encoding integrase core domain-containing protein, which translates to MDAAAERADGARLSLSEGRCIWITDFKTFAQAREAVETWVEFYITERPHQALGYKSPAEYGAHFGELVDGFMGGTTKRQFAPQLVEKAP; encoded by the coding sequence CTGGACGCCGCAGCGGAACGGGCTGATGGAGCGCGTCTTTCGCTCTCTGAAGGAAGGTGCATCTGGATAACCGACTTTAAGACCTTTGCGCAGGCTCGGGAGGCGGTTGAGACCTGGGTCGAGTTCTACATCACCGAGCGGCCCCACCAGGCGCTCGGGTACAAATCGCCGGCTGAGTATGGTGCTCATTTTGGCGAGTTGGTGGATGGATTTATGGGGGGCACTACAAAACGTCAATTCGCTCCACAACTGGTTGAAAAAGCACCGTGA
- a CDS encoding MYXO-CTERM sorting domain-containing protein — protein sequence MKTKVFAAAALLLLPAAARAETTLVNPDWEFYDDFESPFEEGFWASSGAGTTYGAACPGSDAFGNTLVFDYHPDDPEPGHGWAERRFTLPIDAVQLEISYKLFVPANYVHTSGNHKNFVLWSGDYGKVNANISVSSESWPAEGGASPSVYIGVDGANYGHAMNESTMPLLLEDGLGDWIDIHIFLDLAREEGDFGVFEIFKDGQRITGNLDEEVVSYADVPLHEQISFAERGNFIDQGYLLGWANGGFAEETTFCVADFRIRANSVHGDFGNAADLECTHDADCPGDASCESSPLAGSEHVTTRCSTETGTPDTGSPDAGSPDVGTPDAGSPDVGAPDVSSPDTGEGNDAGDNDAGASPSNDGHAGGCASVPAGHPGGSLAALLLMMLGVIRMRRKR from the coding sequence ATGAAGACGAAGGTGTTCGCGGCCGCCGCGCTGCTCCTCCTCCCGGCTGCTGCCCGGGCTGAAACCACCCTGGTCAACCCCGACTGGGAGTTTTACGACGACTTCGAAAGCCCCTTTGAGGAGGGGTTCTGGGCGTCGAGCGGGGCCGGAACCACCTACGGCGCCGCCTGCCCGGGCTCGGACGCCTTCGGCAACACTCTGGTCTTCGACTACCACCCCGACGATCCCGAGCCGGGCCACGGCTGGGCCGAGCGGCGCTTCACGCTGCCCATCGACGCCGTGCAGCTGGAGATCTCCTACAAGCTCTTTGTGCCCGCGAACTACGTGCACACCTCCGGGAACCACAAAAACTTCGTTTTGTGGTCAGGAGACTACGGCAAGGTCAACGCCAACATCTCCGTCTCCAGCGAGAGCTGGCCGGCCGAGGGCGGCGCCTCCCCCTCGGTTTACATCGGCGTAGACGGCGCCAACTACGGCCACGCCATGAACGAGAGCACCATGCCCCTCTTACTCGAAGACGGCCTGGGCGACTGGATCGACATCCACATCTTCCTGGATCTGGCCCGCGAAGAGGGCGACTTCGGAGTTTTTGAGATCTTCAAGGATGGTCAGCGCATCACCGGCAACCTCGATGAAGAGGTCGTCTCCTACGCCGACGTCCCCCTCCACGAACAAATCTCCTTTGCGGAACGCGGCAACTTCATCGATCAGGGCTACCTGCTGGGCTGGGCCAACGGCGGGTTTGCCGAAGAAACAACCTTCTGCGTGGCGGACTTTCGGATTCGCGCCAACAGCGTCCACGGCGACTTCGGAAATGCCGCGGATCTGGAGTGCACCCACGACGCGGATTGCCCGGGCGATGCGAGCTGCGAGAGCAGCCCGCTGGCAGGCAGTGAACACGTCACCACCCGCTGCTCCACTGAGACAGGCACTCCGGACACGGGTTCGCCAGACGCAGGCAGCCCGGATGTGGGCACACCGGATGCAGGCTCGCCGGACGTCGGCGCTCCGGATGTCAGCAGCCCCGACACTGGCGAGGGCAACGATGCGGGAGACAACGATGCAGGCGCCAGCCCATCGAACGACGGCCACGCAGGCGGATGCGCCAGCGTGCCGGCCGGGCACCCCGGTGGTTCGCTTGCCGCGCTTTTGTTGATGATGTTGGGAGTGATTCGTATGAGGCGGAAGCGCTGA
- a CDS encoding DUF1153 domain-containing protein, with product MSEELSEDIKRWTSERRTALVLQIIRGETTVNEAARQYDLKPGEIEQWYETFLDAGENGLKSRPKEEIERKDAQIAKLQQKIGELVMDIDIIKEVHHMARLDPSGSGWRSED from the coding sequence ATGAGCGAAGAGTTATCGGAAGATATCAAGCGTTGGACCTCGGAGCGTCGTACCGCGTTGGTGCTGCAGATTATCCGCGGGGAGACCACGGTGAACGAGGCTGCGCGCCAGTACGACCTCAAACCCGGCGAGATCGAGCAGTGGTACGAGACCTTCCTGGATGCGGGTGAGAATGGGTTGAAGAGCCGCCCGAAGGAAGAGATTGAGCGCAAAGATGCTCAAATCGCGAAGCTCCAGCAGAAGATCGGCGAGCTGGTGATGGACATCGACATCATCAAGGAGGTTCATCATATGGCCAGGCTCGACCCTTCTGGCTCCGGGTGGCGCTCTGAGGATTGA
- a CDS encoding integrase core domain-containing protein, which yields MALFTLTASRGPCCVAIKARCLHRSPSPGVASQYGLIQEFIRPYTPQQNGLIECFFRSLKEECIWMTNFKTFAQAREVIETWVEFYNTERPHQALGYTSPAEYGAQFGELVA from the coding sequence TTGGCCTTATTTACCCTAACGGCGAGTCGCGGCCCGTGCTGCGTAGCGATTAAGGCAAGGTGTTTACATCGAAGTCCTTCACCGGGAGTTGCAAGCCAGTACGGGCTGATTCAGGAGTTCATCAGGCCCTATACGCCGCAGCAGAACGGGCTGATTGAGTGTTTCTTCCGCTCGCTGAAAGAGGAGTGCATCTGGATGACCAATTTCAAGACCTTTGCGCAGGCGCGGGAGGTGATTGAAACCTGGGTCGAGTTCTACAACACCGAGAGGCCCCACCAGGCGCTCGGGTATACATCACCGGCTGAGTATGGTGCTCAGTTTGGCGAGTTGGTTGCTTGA